AGAGGTTGACGGCGAACGCGAGGACGAACGACCGGGTCCACAGCCGCTGCTGCTCCACTGCGCCCCCTCGAGTGCTCCTCCGCACCGGACGGACCAACTCTATCCCGCTCCTCGATAGGGTGATGCCATGACCACTGACACCCCGCACGCCTCCGTCCGCACCCCCTCGCCCATCGACGCCGTCGCCGAACGGCACACCGCGCGCCTCGTCGAGATGTCCCCGGCGCTGCGCGTCGAGCTCGGCCTGCCCGGCGACGAGACCGTCCTCGACGACTACTCCCCTGCGGGCTTCGCGGCGCGCGATGCGCTCAACGCCTCGACGCTGGCCGAGCTCGACGCGGCCGAGGCGCAGATGGCCGCCGACGGATCCGCCCCCGACGCCGTCGACGCGGTGACCCTCGACGCGATGCGCGAGCGCCTCGGCAGCGAGCGGGCGATCCATGCCGCGGGCCTCGACGTCGGGCGGCTCAATGTCATCCACTCCCCGCTCCAGGAGATCCGCGACCTGTTCGACCTCGTGCCGCAGGAGACCGCGGCCGACTGGGAGAACAGCGCCGCGAAGCTCCGTGCGGTCGGCGACGCCCTCGCCGGGTACCGGGAGAGCCTCCTCGCAGCGCGCGACGACGGCCACGCCCCGGCCGCCCGCCAGGTCGAGCGCGGCATCGAGCAGGCGCGCGAGGCCTCCCGGGCCGGCGGGCACTTCGACCGCTTCGTCGCCCGAGCCCAGGACGTGCCGGACGCTCTCGGAGCCGAGCTCGCGGAATCCGCGCAGGTCGCCCGCACCGCCTTCGCCGAGCTCGCCGAGTTCCTCGCCGCGGAGATCGCTCCGCAGGCCCGGGCCGAGGATGCGTGCGGCCGGGACGAGTACCGCCTGTTCAGCCGCGAGTTCCTGGGAGCCGAGGTCGATCTCGACGAGACCTACGCGTGGGGTCTCGCCGAGCTCGAGCGGATCGACGCCGAGCAGCGGCGCATCGCCGAGCGGATCGCTCCCGGGAAGGGCGTGTTCGAGGTCATGCGCATGCTCGACGCGGACCCCGCGCGGCAGCTCCACGGGCTCGACGCGCTCCGGACGTGGATGCAGGAGAAGGCCGACGCCGCGATCGAGGCGCTCGCCGGCACGCAGTTCGACATCCCCGAGCCCGTCCGCACGAT
This Brevibacterium ihuae DNA region includes the following protein-coding sequences:
- a CDS encoding DUF885 domain-containing protein — encoded protein: MTTDTPHASVRTPSPIDAVAERHTARLVEMSPALRVELGLPGDETVLDDYSPAGFAARDALNASTLAELDAAEAQMAADGSAPDAVDAVTLDAMRERLGSERAIHAAGLDVGRLNVIHSPLQEIRDLFDLVPQETAADWENSAAKLRAVGDALAGYRESLLAARDDGHAPAARQVERGIEQAREASRAGGHFDRFVARAQDVPDALGAELAESAQVARTAFAELAEFLAAEIAPQARAEDACGRDEYRLFSREFLGAEVDLDETYAWGLAELERIDAEQRRIAERIAPGKGVFEVMRMLDADPARQLHGLDALRTWMQEKADAAIEALAGTQFDIPEPVRTIECMVLPDGSGGIYYTPPTDDFSRPGRMWWSVPAGVETFSTWQELTTVYHEGVPGHHLQIGQAVVVRDTLNTWRRQICWVSGHGEGWALYAEKLMAELGFLDDPADHLGMLDSQRVRAARVCVDIGVHCGLAAPESVGGGTWDADKAWQFLTDNVAMDRSFLAFELDRYLGWPGQAPSYAIGRRLWEEIRDAAQSVARAEGRTFDLKDFHSRALDLGSVGLDTLRRALA